One segment of Trachemys scripta elegans isolate TJP31775 chromosome 1, CAS_Tse_1.0, whole genome shotgun sequence DNA contains the following:
- the PDCL3 gene encoding phosducin-like protein 3, with amino-acid sequence MQDPNADTEWNDILRKKGILPSKEKTKEQEEAVEEQEQQRLQQKSVVKTYEDMTLEELEENEDEFNEEDEQAIKMYRQQRIAEWKATQIKNKFGEILEISGQDYVQEVTKAGKGIWVILHLYKQGIPLCTLINQHLSGLARKFPDVKFIKAISTTCIPNYPDRNLPTIFTYFEGDIKAQFVGPLVFGGMNLTRDELEWKISESGAIKTDLEENPRKQIQDQLISSVRSSVPTRRDSDSEED; translated from the exons ATGCAG GACCCCAATGCGGATACAGAATGGAATGACATTTTGCGTAAGAAGGGCATCCTCCCTTCCAAGGAAAAGACAAAAGAGCAAGAGGAGGCGGtagaggagcaggagcagcagagactTCAGCAGAAGTCTGTTG TGAAAACATATGAAGACATGACTTTGGAGGAGCTAGAAGAAAATGAAGACGAGTTTAATGAGGAAGATGAGCAAGCTATCAAAATGTACAG ACAGCAAAGGATAGCAGAATGGAAAGCAACTCAAATAAAGAACAAATTTGGGGAAATTCTGGAGATTTCAGGACAGGATTATGTTCAAGAAGTTACCAAAGCTGGCAAGGGTATATGGGTAATCCTGCATCTTTACAAACAAGG AATTCCCCTCTGTACCTTAATAAATCAGCATTTGAGTGGACTTGCCAGAAAGTTCCCAGACGTCAAATTTATCAAAGCCATTTCTACAACCTGCATACCCAACTACCCTGATAGGAACCTACCTACAATTTTTACGTACTTTGAAGGAGATATCAAGGCCCAGTTTGTTGGGCCCCTGGTGTTTGGTGGCATGAACCTGACAAGAGACG AACTGGAGTGGAAGATTTCAGAGTCAGGTGCCATCAAGACAGATCTAGAGGAAAACCCCAGGAAACAGATCCAGGACCAGTTGATATCCTCAGTCAGGAGCTCTGTTCCAACAAGGAGGGACAGCGACTCTGAAGAGGATTAA